One region of Lactobacillus johnsonii genomic DNA includes:
- the cas2e gene encoding type I-E CRISPR-associated endoribonuclease Cas2e, whose protein sequence is MIVITLSKTPASLRGDLTKWCQEIQTGIYVGSVNAKVRDLLWERVQKNIGQGEATLVYNTNNELGYTFRTTRLDRKIVDFDGIPLLKHVNVTPNLKLGFSNAAKYHKAKVNSRSVLHNSTLLKFAVIDIETTGLAPNKSEILSIGAVKYLKNGKVDVFYKLIRDVNCIPAGVSELTGLNMKILKSKGSNLIEVLKMLKDFLGDRILLGYNLTFDISFLDIAYKRNNISGLINTSKDLLPIIKKNNKFLDNYKLSTVLSEYKIENQNPHHADSDAKSTYQLALKLINEGKLKL, encoded by the coding sequence ATGATTGTAATTACTCTATCCAAAACACCAGCTTCCTTACGTGGTGATTTAACAAAATGGTGTCAAGAAATTCAAACTGGAATCTATGTTGGAAGTGTTAATGCAAAAGTTAGAGACCTATTGTGGGAACGTGTTCAAAAAAATATCGGTCAAGGAGAAGCTACTCTCGTTTATAATACGAATAATGAATTAGGGTATACCTTTCGAACCACTCGATTAGACAGAAAAATAGTAGATTTTGATGGTATTCCTCTATTAAAACATGTTAATGTAACGCCAAATTTAAAACTAGGGTTTAGTAATGCTGCAAAATATCATAAGGCTAAGGTAAATTCACGATCTGTGTTACATAATTCAACGTTATTAAAGTTTGCAGTAATTGATATCGAAACTACAGGCTTAGCTCCCAATAAAAGCGAGATTCTTTCTATTGGTGCCGTTAAGTACTTGAAAAATGGAAAAGTTGATGTATTTTATAAATTAATTAGGGATGTAAACTGTATTCCGGCTGGTGTAAGTGAATTAACTGGTTTGAATATGAAGATATTAAAATCAAAGGGAAGCAATTTAATTGAAGTTTTAAAAATGCTGAAAGACTTTCTGGGTGATCGAATTTTATTAGGTTACAATTTAACATTTGATATTAGTTTTTTGGATATAGCCTATAAAAGAAATAATATTTCTGGGTTAATTAATACTTCTAAAGATTTACTTCCGATAATTAAAAAGAATAATAAATTTCTTGATAATTATAAGTTGAGTACAGTATTGTCTGAATATAAAATTGAAAATCAAAATCCACATCATGCAGATTCTGATGCAAAAAGTACGTATCAATTGGCCTTGAAGTTGATTAATGAGGGAAAATTAAAGCTTTAA
- the cas1e gene encoding type I-E CRISPR-associated endonuclease Cas1e — protein MQRKFGAKKPEISELSKVSDRITFLYLEHAKLNRIDSAISVADSTGTVYIPAAIISVLLLGPGIDVTHRAMELMGDAGMAVLWVGEDGVRQYAHGRSLNHSSILLQAQAKLVSNTRTRLAVARKMYQMRFPGMDVSGLTMQQLRGKEGARIRRVYQDQSQKTGVAWSRREYKVDDFESSTPINQALTAAHQALYGLSYSVIVALGASAGLGFIHTGHDLSFVYDFSDLYKADYSIPIAFEMVKEYGKDDIAAHTRHAMRDAFKDGKLIEKMVKDLKYLLDIKNQDEVHAVMSLWDNKKGLQKFGVQYHELEE, from the coding sequence ATGCAGAGAAAATTTGGGGCAAAAAAGCCGGAAATCAGTGAACTAAGCAAGGTTAGTGACAGAATAACTTTTTTATACTTAGAGCATGCAAAGTTAAATAGAATTGATAGTGCAATTAGCGTGGCAGATAGTACGGGAACGGTCTATATTCCTGCTGCAATTATTAGTGTTTTACTTCTTGGGCCTGGTATTGATGTAACACATCGTGCAATGGAACTAATGGGAGATGCGGGAATGGCAGTCCTATGGGTAGGTGAAGATGGAGTAAGACAATATGCTCATGGTCGGTCACTAAATCATTCATCGATCTTGCTTCAAGCACAAGCTAAATTAGTTTCTAACACGAGGACACGCTTAGCGGTGGCTCGAAAAATGTATCAAATGCGTTTCCCGGGAATGGATGTTTCTGGGCTGACCATGCAACAATTGCGTGGTAAAGAGGGAGCCCGTATTAGAAGAGTTTATCAAGACCAATCTCAGAAAACAGGAGTTGCCTGGTCACGGAGAGAATACAAAGTTGATGATTTTGAGTCAAGTACTCCAATTAATCAAGCTCTAACAGCAGCTCATCAAGCTCTCTATGGATTAAGTTATAGTGTAATTGTTGCTTTAGGTGCATCTGCTGGACTAGGTTTTATTCATACTGGCCATGATTTATCCTTTGTATATGATTTTTCTGATCTGTATAAGGCGGATTATTCAATTCCTATTGCCTTTGAAATGGTTAAGGAATATGGAAAAGATGACATTGCAGCCCATACAAGACATGCAATGAGGGATGCTTTTAAAGATGGAAAATTAATAGAAAAAATGGTCAAAGATCTCAAATATTTATTAGATATTAAAAATCAAGACGAAGTGCATGCAGTAATGAGTCTTTGGGACAATAAAAAAGGGCTTCAAAAATTTGGAGTCCAGTACCATGAGCTAGAGGAGTAG
- the cas6e gene encoding type I-E CRISPR-associated protein Cas6/Cse3/CasE encodes MYLSRVEIDLKNRRKISDLSHLGAYHNWVESCFPKYQDKDNRPRNLWRIDVLNGKSYLLVLSEQKPNLEKLTKYGVLGTASTKKYDDFLDKLYEGEILRFRLTANPSRKISVPGQRQGRIMPHITIDQQKKWFLDRTESNGFKIVKSQGNYPKVDIVNREWKLLRHKESGTARLSCVTFEGILEITDLKKFKNAMISGIGREKAYGMGLLTVIPM; translated from the coding sequence ATGTATTTATCAAGAGTTGAAATTGATTTAAAAAATAGACGAAAAATAAGCGATTTGTCTCATTTGGGTGCTTATCACAATTGGGTTGAATCATGTTTTCCAAAATATCAAGACAAAGATAATCGGCCCAGAAACCTATGGCGTATAGATGTTCTAAATGGAAAAAGCTACTTATTAGTTTTAAGTGAACAGAAACCAAATTTAGAAAAACTAACTAAGTATGGAGTGTTAGGAACAGCTAGCACGAAAAAGTATGATGATTTCCTGGATAAATTATATGAGGGAGAAATATTACGGTTTCGTTTAACAGCAAATCCTAGTCGAAAAATAAGTGTTCCTGGGCAAAGACAGGGCCGAATTATGCCACATATTACTATTGATCAGCAAAAAAAGTGGTTTTTAGATCGGACCGAAAGTAACGGATTCAAAATAGTAAAAAGTCAAGGAAATTATCCGAAAGTGGATATTGTTAATCGTGAATGGAAATTATTGCGTCATAAAGAAAGTGGAACAGCTAGACTTAGTTGTGTCACTTTTGAAGGAATTTTAGAAATAACAGATTTGAAAAAATTCAAAAATGCAATGATAAGCGGTATTGGAAGAGAGAAAGCGTATGGGATGGGACTATTAACAGTCATCCCAATGTAA
- the cas5e gene encoding type I-E CRISPR-associated protein Cas5/CasD produces the protein MKTLTIKLKAPLQAYGNEATFERRTTNPYPTKSAVIGMISASLGYDRNDKKILKLNDLEFAVRSDQPGQIVNDFQIVEYAKSATKKTKKLTYRYYLQDAIFMVAIGSENDDLIEKIHYALQHPKFSLFLGRRSCPPAGPLEIEVFNNQNPLNVLKSMDWQAAEWYQRKHSSFNAELVYDANLGARDHFVFQVKDKVGSFDQRNRYHDYREVVSTYIPMKNQINKHAETMHDIMSNI, from the coding sequence ATGAAGACACTGACGATTAAATTAAAGGCGCCACTTCAAGCTTATGGTAATGAAGCTACTTTTGAAAGACGAACTACCAATCCTTATCCTACTAAAAGTGCAGTAATTGGAATGATTTCTGCATCCTTAGGATATGATCGTAATGATAAAAAAATCTTAAAATTAAATGATTTGGAGTTTGCAGTAAGAAGTGATCAACCGGGACAAATAGTAAATGACTTTCAAATCGTTGAATATGCAAAAAGTGCTACAAAAAAAACAAAGAAATTAACGTATCGCTATTATCTACAGGATGCAATATTTATGGTAGCAATTGGATCAGAAAATGATGATCTCATCGAAAAAATTCATTATGCTTTGCAGCATCCTAAATTTTCATTATTTTTAGGTAGACGCTCATGTCCTCCGGCTGGACCACTGGAAATTGAAGTGTTTAATAATCAAAATCCATTAAATGTTTTAAAATCAATGGATTGGCAAGCAGCCGAATGGTATCAAAGAAAGCATTCTAGTTTTAATGCAGAGCTCGTTTATGATGCTAATCTTGGAGCAAGAGATCATTTTGTATTTCAAGTGAAGGATAAAGTGGGCTCATTTGACCAAAGAAATCGATATCATGATTACCGTGAAGTGGTAAGTACATATATACCAATGAAGAATCAAATAAATAAACATGCTGAAACAATGCATGACATAATGTCGAATATATAA
- the cas7e gene encoding type I-E CRISPR-associated protein Cas7/Cse4/CasC, translating to MTKNNLYVDIHVLQTVPSSNINRDDTGAPKTAIYGGATRSRVSSQSWKKAIREGFKKDSKEHDWLNGFRTKRTATLLAKELMKQDSSLSFDDARKKAKEVLSNMGLKFDKAKKNDKSNDKDFETKVLLFFSPSQLRKLAEYILNNDEINKIDELDKKEATKVLKEAKKELDRNQSLDLALFGRMVADDPELNVEASAQVAHAISTHEVVPEFDFFTAVDDAKTSEESGSAMLGTLEYNSSTLYRYANVNMNELIHNLGEELAQIGLKEFIKNFALTMPTGHQNSYANKTLPQYILVTIREDTPVNLISAFERPIQSNNGYAKKSIEQLEAEFDSTSSWIGEPLASFVHANKGFVTTVGERKTNIDELLNDVSTVVAKRVENEDTDD from the coding sequence ATGACAAAAAATAACTTATACGTTGATATTCATGTATTACAAACTGTACCATCATCAAATATCAATAGAGACGATACTGGTGCACCAAAAACTGCTATTTATGGAGGAGCTACTAGATCACGTGTGTCATCACAAAGCTGGAAAAAAGCGATTAGAGAAGGATTTAAAAAAGATAGTAAAGAACATGATTGGCTTAATGGCTTTCGTACTAAACGAACGGCTACCTTATTGGCCAAAGAGTTAATGAAACAAGATTCTTCTTTAAGTTTTGATGATGCACGCAAAAAAGCTAAAGAAGTCTTATCTAATATGGGATTAAAGTTTGATAAGGCAAAGAAAAATGATAAAAGTAATGATAAAGATTTTGAAACCAAAGTCTTACTTTTCTTTAGTCCTAGTCAACTAAGAAAATTGGCAGAATATATTCTAAATAATGATGAAATTAATAAAATTGATGAATTAGACAAAAAAGAAGCAACGAAAGTTTTAAAGGAAGCTAAAAAGGAATTAGATAGAAATCAATCATTAGATTTAGCACTTTTTGGTAGAATGGTAGCAGATGATCCAGAACTAAATGTTGAAGCCTCTGCTCAAGTAGCACATGCTATCTCAACTCATGAAGTTGTGCCAGAATTTGATTTCTTTACAGCAGTAGATGACGCTAAAACCTCTGAAGAATCAGGTTCCGCCATGCTTGGAACGCTTGAATATAATTCTTCTACTTTATATAGATATGCAAATGTAAATATGAATGAATTGATTCATAATTTGGGAGAAGAGTTAGCTCAAATAGGTTTGAAAGAATTTATTAAAAACTTTGCTTTGACAATGCCTACAGGTCATCAAAATTCCTATGCGAATAAAACTTTACCTCAATACATCTTAGTAACCATTAGAGAAGATACTCCTGTAAACCTAATTTCAGCATTTGAAAGACCGATCCAAAGTAATAATGGTTATGCTAAAAAATCTATTGAACAATTAGAGGCAGAATTTGATAGCACTAGTAGTTGGATAGGTGAACCATTAGCTAGTTTTGTTCATGCCAATAAAGGATTTGTAACAACTGTAGGAGAAAGAAAAACAAATATTGATGAGTTATTAAATGATGTTTCTACTGTAGTGGCTAAGAGGGTAGAAAATGAAGACACTGACGATTAA
- the casB gene encoding type I-E CRISPR-associated protein Cse2/CasB produces the protein MTNIERNTNKIIKKLHERGGNDKAILSALRRSNSILSRQATIVWPLLFEYIKEKDIFGENSKQTVSERAIFTALRCYSVFEQGNDIERDREYDSENAQSLFRNLSFLRKDEHFREALDRRVQSVLSTTNIEAVARSVVSLTKIIKVNNPATKINYPELANDLYNFQLGFEAARKVAIKWGREYFWLNDEINSKESRED, from the coding sequence GTGACAAATATTGAAAGAAATACCAATAAAATTATAAAAAAATTGCATGAACGAGGGGGTAATGATAAAGCAATATTGTCTGCTCTAAGACGTTCCAATTCTATTCTAAGTCGTCAAGCTACTATCGTTTGGCCACTGCTATTTGAATACATTAAAGAAAAAGATATCTTTGGTGAAAATAGTAAACAAACAGTTTCAGAACGAGCAATTTTTACAGCCTTACGATGTTATTCTGTTTTTGAGCAAGGTAATGATATTGAAAGAGATCGTGAGTATGATAGTGAAAACGCACAATCGTTGTTTAGAAATCTATCATTTTTGCGTAAAGATGAACACTTTCGAGAAGCTTTAGATAGACGTGTGCAGTCTGTATTAAGTACAACGAATATAGAAGCAGTTGCTAGATCGGTAGTAAGTTTAACTAAAATAATAAAAGTTAATAATCCAGCAACCAAAATTAATTATCCTGAATTAGCAAATGATTTATATAATTTTCAATTAGGTTTTGAAGCAGCTAGAAAAGTGGCCATTAAATGGGGAAGAGAATATTTCTGGCTTAACGATGAAATAAATAGTAAAGAAAGCAGAGAGGATTAA
- a CDS encoding type I-E CRISPR-associated protein Cse1/CasA, translating to MDKKSFNLVTEPWIQVLDKDGNPKEVSLLEVFENAASYQRLAGDMASQDLVILRLLVAILTTVYSRVDANGKNYEWLTLDEKMHLKEAEEEDYEYDDLVNTWQFLYKNGQFSKSVLQYLKENSSKFDFFGDDPFYQVNKEVYDQEVPANKKVNIKSPKGTVDVKQINRTISESNNSLSIFSPKTRQTKNEINLAQLVRWILTYQSFTGVTDKTKLINKPVSSGWLYGLNPVFAQGENLFQTLMLNLVFSEEYKEEKPFWEFENAFEYIEFLKDEPFARDLSISTLYTLWSRMLHIEWINEKPIIFTAGLPKLDSAEAFIEPMTTWRKNKKTGEVYPATKHLTDLTKAMWRNFGQYVRTTDPEELEDMHEPEIIKWLRKVQNNEYLPTDTSLTLRTTTLISDGKSSSQLPTFEVNDCFKIKANVLFDKNKKDYWPEDIENMIDLTQQVGKDFWIFTNNISKLRGLNGTDSADNSTIKFYESLNLPFLTWLASLRNDQERADKTIEWKEILKRISITKAEEVLKNASPRDIIGQESSKEEGSGINNIFTIFNWYKLNVFRHIK from the coding sequence ATGGATAAAAAAAGTTTTAATCTTGTCACTGAGCCTTGGATTCAAGTCTTGGACAAAGATGGAAATCCCAAGGAAGTTTCATTATTAGAAGTTTTTGAAAATGCTGCTAGTTACCAGCGCTTAGCTGGTGATATGGCGAGTCAAGATTTAGTAATATTACGCTTACTTGTTGCTATTTTAACTACTGTATACTCTCGAGTTGATGCAAATGGAAAAAATTATGAATGGTTAACTCTTGATGAAAAAATGCATCTTAAAGAAGCAGAGGAAGAAGATTATGAGTACGATGATTTAGTAAACACGTGGCAATTTTTATATAAAAATGGACAATTCTCTAAGTCGGTTCTCCAATATTTAAAAGAAAATAGTTCTAAGTTTGATTTTTTTGGGGATGATCCATTCTATCAGGTTAATAAGGAAGTTTATGATCAGGAAGTACCAGCTAATAAAAAAGTTAATATCAAAAGTCCCAAGGGAACGGTTGATGTTAAACAAATAAACAGAACTATTTCTGAAAGTAATAATAGTCTATCAATTTTTTCACCTAAAACAAGACAGACTAAAAATGAGATAAACTTAGCTCAATTAGTGCGCTGGATCCTAACTTATCAAAGCTTTACAGGAGTAACTGATAAAACAAAGCTAATTAATAAACCGGTATCTAGCGGTTGGCTATATGGTTTAAATCCCGTATTTGCTCAAGGTGAAAACTTATTTCAGACTTTAATGTTGAACTTGGTTTTTTCAGAAGAATATAAAGAAGAAAAACCTTTTTGGGAATTCGAAAACGCATTTGAATATATTGAGTTCCTAAAAGATGAGCCTTTCGCTCGCGATCTTTCAATTAGTACTTTATATACGTTATGGTCAAGAATGCTGCATATTGAATGGATAAATGAAAAACCTATTATTTTTACTGCAGGTTTGCCAAAATTGGATAGTGCGGAAGCCTTTATTGAGCCAATGACTACTTGGCGTAAAAACAAAAAAACAGGGGAGGTTTATCCTGCTACTAAGCATTTGACTGATCTAACAAAAGCAATGTGGAGAAATTTTGGGCAATATGTTAGAACTACAGATCCCGAGGAATTAGAAGATATGCATGAACCAGAAATAATTAAATGGCTGAGAAAGGTACAAAATAACGAATATCTTCCTACAGACACTTCCTTAACTTTGCGAACTACAACATTAATTAGCGATGGCAAATCTTCTTCTCAGTTACCAACATTTGAGGTTAATGATTGCTTTAAGATTAAAGCAAATGTACTTTTTGATAAAAATAAAAAAGACTATTGGCCAGAAGATATTGAAAATATGATTGATTTGACTCAACAAGTAGGAAAAGATTTTTGGATTTTTACTAATAATATTAGTAAATTAAGAGGTTTAAATGGAACAGATTCTGCTGATAATTCGACTATTAAATTTTATGAAAGTTTAAACCTTCCATTTCTTACTTGGCTAGCAAGTTTAAGAAATGATCAAGAACGAGCTGACAAGACAATTGAATGGAAAGAAATATTAAAGAGGATTTCTATAACGAAAGCTGAGGAAGTTCTAAAAAATGCTTCTCCAAGAGATATCATTGGACAAGAAAGTTCGAAAGAAGAAGGAAGTGGAATAAATAACATTTTTACTATTTTTAACTGGTATAAATTAAATGTATTTCGTCATATTAAATAA
- the cas3 gene encoding CRISPR-associated helicase Cas3', giving the protein MVNLFPATKALWGKKAVHDDQEFWLPLVAHLIDTKNVMQWLYNNWISEGTRKILQQNLSPEDTQKLVGFLGFYHDFGKATPAFQYKQSFPRNKDLDEDINEKLRRAGFSSISMDNYRVRKSLHPIAGETLLESFGLNESIGSIIGGHHGLPPKKDVTFKQLNIYASNLWGRDTDTKIQHEWKSVQNNLFKYGLALCGYNDIKDVPEVTLPQAVILEGMLIMADWLASSEKLTNYSNISLFPLISLEEDFDELNMEERYHQAIKKWDISDRWMPEKIASVNEQYRLRFNFIPRPVQKEMSETISQANDPGLVIIEAPTGIGKTELALTAAEQLAFKQGKSGLYMGLPTQATTNAMFSRVKEWLDSIAKEQAAHPDVKLLQGKAKFNKPYTKLPYAENIYDDTDGAVVINSWFAGKKSSLSHFAVGTIDHLLLTALKQKHLFLRHLGFSDKVVIIDELHAYDSYMSSYLEKAIKWLGAYHVPVIALSATLPKKKRNDLLKAYLKGKYGSIKIKANDNWEANEGYPLLSILDGNKLEQVSEFSIANDENRTINVVRFNGNEEKIINKAVAEIEDGGIAGIVVNTVKRAQDLARLVPENIEVLLLHSAYLAPEREKIEEGLQAKIGKGGMRPQKMIVIGTQVLEQSLDIDFDVLFTDIAPVDLIIQRIGRLHRHKISRPTTLAKPTVYITGINGYGDYGKGNEFIYEKYLLMKTDHFLKNKINIPDDVSPLVQKVYDPKVDKDIKDIAEAEAKFEKDLKKSKNKARVFQIGNPNEKDRNNLFGWLSDVQINVNDDNHAAACVRDIKETIEVILLRTTSEGTFLMDGRNIEEVSSEEIAGQTIRLPFAIVNSSKIEDLIDKTIRELETNMQSLHNKWKEDIWLCGALALEFNENNLTTLNGFNLKFSSKLGLMYEKEEEDG; this is encoded by the coding sequence ATGGTGAACTTATTTCCGGCCACTAAGGCTTTATGGGGAAAGAAAGCGGTTCATGATGATCAAGAATTTTGGCTTCCTTTAGTAGCGCATTTAATTGATACTAAAAATGTAATGCAGTGGCTTTATAATAACTGGATTAGTGAAGGTACTAGAAAAATTTTGCAACAAAATCTTTCTCCTGAAGATACTCAAAAGCTGGTAGGATTTTTGGGATTTTATCATGATTTTGGTAAGGCCACGCCAGCTTTTCAATATAAACAGTCCTTTCCAAGGAATAAAGATTTGGATGAGGATATAAATGAAAAATTAAGAAGAGCAGGTTTTTCGTCCATCTCCATGGATAACTATAGAGTCCGTAAGTCACTTCATCCCATTGCTGGTGAAACTTTACTGGAATCTTTTGGATTAAATGAATCAATAGGTTCAATTATTGGTGGCCATCACGGTTTACCTCCAAAAAAAGATGTCACTTTTAAACAACTGAATATCTATGCTTCGAATCTTTGGGGCCGAGACACAGATACTAAAATTCAACATGAGTGGAAGTCTGTTCAAAATAATCTTTTTAAATATGGACTAGCATTGTGTGGTTATAATGATATTAAGGATGTTCCAGAGGTTACTTTGCCGCAAGCAGTAATTTTAGAGGGAATGTTAATCATGGCTGACTGGCTTGCCTCTAGCGAAAAATTAACTAATTATAGCAATATATCATTATTTCCCTTGATTTCGTTAGAAGAAGATTTTGATGAATTGAATATGGAAGAACGTTATCATCAAGCAATTAAAAAATGGGATATTAGTGATCGATGGATGCCAGAAAAGATTGCTTCTGTTAATGAACAATATCGCTTAAGGTTTAATTTTATTCCTCGTCCAGTGCAAAAAGAAATGTCAGAAACAATTTCTCAAGCTAATGATCCAGGCTTAGTTATTATTGAGGCACCGACTGGAATTGGCAAAACCGAGCTAGCATTGACAGCAGCCGAACAACTAGCCTTTAAGCAAGGAAAATCCGGCTTATATATGGGTTTACCAACTCAAGCAACAACTAACGCAATGTTTTCAAGAGTTAAAGAGTGGCTTGATAGTATAGCAAAAGAACAAGCTGCACATCCTGATGTGAAATTGCTCCAAGGTAAAGCAAAATTTAATAAACCATATACTAAATTACCCTATGCCGAGAATATTTATGATGATACAGATGGAGCGGTAGTAATTAATAGTTGGTTTGCGGGAAAAAAATCGAGTTTATCCCATTTTGCAGTTGGAACAATTGATCATCTCTTACTCACTGCCTTAAAGCAAAAACATCTTTTTCTAAGACACTTAGGCTTTAGTGATAAAGTGGTAATAATTGACGAACTTCACGCGTACGATTCTTATATGAGTTCATATTTAGAGAAAGCTATTAAATGGTTAGGAGCATATCATGTACCAGTAATTGCTTTGTCTGCAACTTTACCTAAGAAAAAAAGAAATGATTTGTTAAAAGCTTATCTGAAAGGAAAATATGGCAGTATAAAAATAAAAGCCAATGATAATTGGGAAGCTAATGAAGGCTATCCCTTACTTAGTATTCTGGATGGAAACAAATTAGAACAAGTAAGTGAGTTTTCGATTGCGAATGATGAAAATAGAACGATTAATGTTGTTCGTTTTAATGGAAATGAAGAAAAAATTATTAATAAAGCAGTTGCCGAAATAGAGGATGGCGGAATAGCTGGAATAGTTGTTAATACCGTTAAACGAGCTCAAGACTTAGCAAGATTAGTCCCTGAAAACATTGAAGTATTACTTTTACATTCTGCTTATTTAGCACCAGAGCGTGAAAAAATTGAAGAAGGACTTCAAGCGAAAATTGGAAAGGGTGGCATGCGTCCCCAAAAAATGATAGTTATCGGAACGCAAGTTTTAGAGCAATCTCTAGATATTGATTTTGATGTGCTTTTTACTGATATTGCACCAGTAGATTTAATTATTCAGCGAATTGGTAGACTACATCGTCATAAAATTTCCCGACCTACAACTTTAGCGAAGCCGACAGTGTATATTACAGGAATAAATGGCTACGGTGATTATGGGAAAGGAAATGAATTTATCTATGAAAAATACTTATTAATGAAAACCGATCATTTTCTAAAAAATAAGATTAATATTCCTGACGATGTATCTCCATTAGTACAAAAGGTATATGATCCTAAGGTAGATAAAGATATTAAAGATATTGCTGAAGCTGAGGCAAAGTTTGAAAAGGATTTAAAAAAATCTAAGAATAAAGCACGAGTATTTCAAATAGGAAATCCGAATGAAAAAGACAGAAATAATTTATTTGGTTGGTTAAGTGATGTACAAATTAATGTTAACGATGACAATCATGCTGCTGCTTGTGTTCGAGATATAAAAGAAACTATTGAAGTGATTCTTTTAAGAACTACTAGTGAAGGAACCTTTTTGATGGATGGTCGTAATATTGAAGAAGTAAGCAGTGAGGAAATAGCTGGTCAAACTATTCGATTACCATTTGCAATAGTAAATAGTTCAAAAATTGAAGATCTAATTGATAAAACAATTAGAGAATTGGAGACTAATATGCAATCTTTACATAATAAATGGAAAGAGGATATTTGGTTATGTGGTGCTTTAGCACTAGAGTTTAATGAGAATAATTTAACTACTTTAAACGGATTTAACTTAAAATTTTCTTCAAAATTAGGATTAATGTACGAAAAGGAGGAGGAAGATGGATAA
- a CDS encoding M48 family metallopeptidase, with product MLYKQIEQNKRNTWIILGLYTLLILIISIFLGMLFTVYVGGAFFVIGLIYIAHVYFDATRHLMKVTNAVEITKETEPQIYELVEELCLAGGLPVPKLYITPDQAPNAFATGRDPQHASLALTQGLLNMMNKKEVQGVIGHELSHIRNYDTRITVLASALTSLITMTGVGIVVFGWTVLTSENKGLLGLLIKFFALFLIIVGGIISIIGIPIAKLLFLLVSRQREYLADIGSVDLTREPSGLISALSKLEKLEEGESTPQIGSQDLALQHLYFNFPSAHNWISRLFSDHPPLDKRIERLENSNRIK from the coding sequence ATGCTTTATAAACAAATTGAACAGAATAAACGAAATACTTGGATTATTTTAGGTCTATACACCTTGTTGATACTAATAATAAGTATTTTTCTGGGAATGCTTTTTACAGTTTATGTTGGAGGAGCTTTCTTTGTTATAGGTTTAATTTACATTGCACACGTCTATTTTGATGCAACTCGCCATCTTATGAAAGTAACAAATGCTGTTGAAATTACTAAAGAAACAGAGCCCCAAATTTATGAATTAGTTGAAGAACTCTGTTTAGCAGGTGGGCTGCCAGTTCCAAAATTATATATTACTCCTGATCAGGCGCCGAATGCTTTTGCTACCGGACGTGATCCACAACATGCAAGTTTAGCTTTAACGCAGGGACTATTGAATATGATGAATAAAAAAGAAGTTCAAGGTGTCATTGGCCATGAACTTTCTCATATTCGAAACTACGATACTCGTATTACAGTTTTAGCGAGTGCGCTAACCAGTTTAATTACAATGACTGGTGTAGGAATCGTTGTATTTGGATGGACTGTATTAACTAGTGAGAATAAAGGTTTGTTAGGTCTTCTTATCAAATTCTTTGCCTTATTTTTGATTATTGTAGGTGGAATTATTTCTATTATTGGAATTCCTATAGCAAAGTTGCTATTTTTACTAGTATCACGTCAGAGAGAGTATTTGGCAGATATTGGTTCAGTTGATTTGACACGTGAACCAAGTGGCTTAATTTCTGCTCTGTCTAAACTTGAAAAACTAGAAGAAGGAGAGAGTACCCCGCAAATTGGCTCTCAAGATTTAGCCCTACAACATTTGTATTTTAATTTTCCGAGTGCTCATAATTGGATTAGCCGCCTTTTCTCCGATCATCCACCTTTGGATAAAAGAATTGAACGCCTAGAAAATAGTAATCGGATAAAATAA